The Ascaphus truei isolate aAscTru1 chromosome 18, aAscTru1.hap1, whole genome shotgun sequence genome window below encodes:
- the ASB7 gene encoding ankyrin repeat and SOCS box protein 7 isoform X1 translates to MLHHHCRRNPELQEELRIQAAVAAGDVHTVRTMLEQGYSPNGRDANGWTLLHFSAARGKERCVRVFLEHGADPTVKDLIGGFTALHYAAMHGRARIARLMLESEYRSDIINAKSNDGWTPLHVAAHYGRDSFVKLLLEFKAEVDPLSDKGTTPLQLAIIRERSSCVKILLDHNANIDIQNGFLLRYAVIKSNHSYCRMFLQRGADTNLGRLEDGQTPLHLSALRDDVLCARMLYNYGADTNARNYEGQTPLAVSLSISGASRPCLDFLQEVRRQPRCLQDLCRIKTRHCIGLQNLKLLEELPIARVMKDYLKHKFDDI, encoded by the exons ATGTTACACCATCACTGCCGGCGGAACCCGGAGCTGCAGGAGGAGCTGCGGATCCAGGCCGCGGTGGCAGCGGGCGACGTCCACACCGTCCGCACCATGCTGGAGCAGGGCTATTCCCCCAACGGCCGCGACGCCAACGGCTGGACCCTCCTCCACTTCTCGGCGGCCCGGGGCAAGGAGAGATGCGTACGGGTGTTCCTGGAGCACGGAG ctgACCCCACAGTGAAGGATTTGATCGGGGGCTTCACGGCGCTGCATTACGCCGCCATGCACGGACGAGCGCGGATCGCCCGCCTCATGCTGGAATCGGAGTACCGCAGCGACATCATCAACGCCAAGAGCAACGACGGCTGGACGCCGCTGCACGTGGCGGCGCACTACGGCCGGGACTCCTTCGTCAAGCTGCTGCTGGAGTTCAAGGCGGAAGTGGACCCCCTGAGCGACAAAGGCACGACGCCGCTGCAGCTCGCCATCATCCGGGAGCGCTCCAGCTGCGTCAAGATCCTCCTGGACCACAACGCCAACATCGACATCCAAAATGGGTTCCTGCTGCGCTACGCGGTGATCAAAAGCAATCACTCGTACTGCCGGATGTTCCTGCAGCGGGGGGCCGACACGAACTTGGGGCGGCTGGAGGACGGGCAGACCCCCCTCCACCTGTCCGCCCTGcgagacgacgtcctgtgcgcacGTATGTTGTACAATTACGGGGCGGACACGAACGCTAGGAACTACGAGGGTCAGACCCCGCTGGCCGTGTCGTTGAGCATCTCCGGCGCTAGCCGGCCCTGCCTGGATTTCCTACAGGAAGTAAGAA GACAGCCTCGGTGTTTGCAGGATTTATGCCGGATTAAAACTCGCCATTGTATAGGACTTCAAAACCTCAAGCTGCTGGAGGAGCTCCCCATTGCCAGGGTCATGAAAGACTACTTAAAACACAAATTTGATGATATCTGA
- the ASB7 gene encoding ankyrin repeat and SOCS box protein 7 isoform X5 encodes MLHHHCRRNPELQEELRIQAAVAAGDVHTVRTMLEQGYSPNGRDANGWTLLHFSAARGKERCVRVFLEHGADPTVKDLIGGFTALHYAAMHGRARIARLMLESEYRSDIINAKSNDGWTPLHVAAHYGRDSFVKLLLEFKAEVDPLSDKGTTPLQLAIIRERSSCVKILLDHNANIDIQNGFLLRYAVIKSNHSYCRMFLQRGADTNLGRLEDGQTPLHLSALRDDVLCARMLYNYGADTNARNYEGQTPLAVSLSISGASRPCLDFLQEVRRQREGIGRL; translated from the exons ATGTTACACCATCACTGCCGGCGGAACCCGGAGCTGCAGGAGGAGCTGCGGATCCAGGCCGCGGTGGCAGCGGGCGACGTCCACACCGTCCGCACCATGCTGGAGCAGGGCTATTCCCCCAACGGCCGCGACGCCAACGGCTGGACCCTCCTCCACTTCTCGGCGGCCCGGGGCAAGGAGAGATGCGTACGGGTGTTCCTGGAGCACGGAG ctgACCCCACAGTGAAGGATTTGATCGGGGGCTTCACGGCGCTGCATTACGCCGCCATGCACGGACGAGCGCGGATCGCCCGCCTCATGCTGGAATCGGAGTACCGCAGCGACATCATCAACGCCAAGAGCAACGACGGCTGGACGCCGCTGCACGTGGCGGCGCACTACGGCCGGGACTCCTTCGTCAAGCTGCTGCTGGAGTTCAAGGCGGAAGTGGACCCCCTGAGCGACAAAGGCACGACGCCGCTGCAGCTCGCCATCATCCGGGAGCGCTCCAGCTGCGTCAAGATCCTCCTGGACCACAACGCCAACATCGACATCCAAAATGGGTTCCTGCTGCGCTACGCGGTGATCAAAAGCAATCACTCGTACTGCCGGATGTTCCTGCAGCGGGGGGCCGACACGAACTTGGGGCGGCTGGAGGACGGGCAGACCCCCCTCCACCTGTCCGCCCTGcgagacgacgtcctgtgcgcacGTATGTTGTACAATTACGGGGCGGACACGAACGCTAGGAACTACGAGGGTCAGACCCCGCTGGCCGTGTCGTTGAGCATCTCCGGCGCTAGCCGGCCCTGCCTGGATTTCCTACAGGAAGTAAGAA
- the ASB7 gene encoding ankyrin repeat and SOCS box protein 7 isoform X2, which translates to MLHHHCRRNPELQEELRIQAAVAAGDVHTVRTMLEQGYSPNGRDANGWTLLHFSAARGKERCVRVFLEHGADPTVKDLIGGFTALHYAAMHGRARIARLMLESEYRSDIINAKSNDGWTPLHVAAHYGRDSFVKLLLEFKAEVDPLSDKGTTPLQLAIIRERSSCVKILLDHNANIDIQNGFLLRYAVIKSNHSYCRMFLQRGADTNLGRLEDGQTPLHLSALRDDVLCARMLYNYGADTNARNYEGQTPLAVSLSISGASRPCLDFLQEVRRGGILTTSVFRRYPETEAEHVTCCYKRKL; encoded by the exons ATGTTACACCATCACTGCCGGCGGAACCCGGAGCTGCAGGAGGAGCTGCGGATCCAGGCCGCGGTGGCAGCGGGCGACGTCCACACCGTCCGCACCATGCTGGAGCAGGGCTATTCCCCCAACGGCCGCGACGCCAACGGCTGGACCCTCCTCCACTTCTCGGCGGCCCGGGGCAAGGAGAGATGCGTACGGGTGTTCCTGGAGCACGGAG ctgACCCCACAGTGAAGGATTTGATCGGGGGCTTCACGGCGCTGCATTACGCCGCCATGCACGGACGAGCGCGGATCGCCCGCCTCATGCTGGAATCGGAGTACCGCAGCGACATCATCAACGCCAAGAGCAACGACGGCTGGACGCCGCTGCACGTGGCGGCGCACTACGGCCGGGACTCCTTCGTCAAGCTGCTGCTGGAGTTCAAGGCGGAAGTGGACCCCCTGAGCGACAAAGGCACGACGCCGCTGCAGCTCGCCATCATCCGGGAGCGCTCCAGCTGCGTCAAGATCCTCCTGGACCACAACGCCAACATCGACATCCAAAATGGGTTCCTGCTGCGCTACGCGGTGATCAAAAGCAATCACTCGTACTGCCGGATGTTCCTGCAGCGGGGGGCCGACACGAACTTGGGGCGGCTGGAGGACGGGCAGACCCCCCTCCACCTGTCCGCCCTGcgagacgacgtcctgtgcgcacGTATGTTGTACAATTACGGGGCGGACACGAACGCTAGGAACTACGAGGGTCAGACCCCGCTGGCCGTGTCGTTGAGCATCTCCGGCGCTAGCCGGCCCTGCCTGGATTTCCTACAGGAAGTAAGAA ggggagGAATATTGACCACATCCGTTTTCAGGAGATACCCCGAAACTGAGGCAGAGCACGTGACCTGCTGTTACAAACGCAAGCTTTAA
- the ASB7 gene encoding ankyrin repeat and SOCS box protein 7 isoform X4 gives MLHHHCRRNPELQEELRIQAAVAAGDVHTVRTMLEQGYSPNGRDANGWTLLHFSAARGKERCVRVFLEHGADPTVKDLIGGFTALHYAAMHGRARIARLMLESEYRSDIINAKSNDGWTPLHVAAHYGRDSFVKLLLEFKAEVDPLSDKGTTPLQLAIIRERSSCVKILLDHNANIDIQNGFLLRYAVIKSNHSYCRMFLQRGADTNLGRLEDGQTPLHLSALRDDVLCARMLYNYGADTNARNYEGQTPLAVSLSISGASRPCLDFLQEDSLGVCRIYAGLKLAIV, from the exons ATGTTACACCATCACTGCCGGCGGAACCCGGAGCTGCAGGAGGAGCTGCGGATCCAGGCCGCGGTGGCAGCGGGCGACGTCCACACCGTCCGCACCATGCTGGAGCAGGGCTATTCCCCCAACGGCCGCGACGCCAACGGCTGGACCCTCCTCCACTTCTCGGCGGCCCGGGGCAAGGAGAGATGCGTACGGGTGTTCCTGGAGCACGGAG ctgACCCCACAGTGAAGGATTTGATCGGGGGCTTCACGGCGCTGCATTACGCCGCCATGCACGGACGAGCGCGGATCGCCCGCCTCATGCTGGAATCGGAGTACCGCAGCGACATCATCAACGCCAAGAGCAACGACGGCTGGACGCCGCTGCACGTGGCGGCGCACTACGGCCGGGACTCCTTCGTCAAGCTGCTGCTGGAGTTCAAGGCGGAAGTGGACCCCCTGAGCGACAAAGGCACGACGCCGCTGCAGCTCGCCATCATCCGGGAGCGCTCCAGCTGCGTCAAGATCCTCCTGGACCACAACGCCAACATCGACATCCAAAATGGGTTCCTGCTGCGCTACGCGGTGATCAAAAGCAATCACTCGTACTGCCGGATGTTCCTGCAGCGGGGGGCCGACACGAACTTGGGGCGGCTGGAGGACGGGCAGACCCCCCTCCACCTGTCCGCCCTGcgagacgacgtcctgtgcgcacGTATGTTGTACAATTACGGGGCGGACACGAACGCTAGGAACTACGAGGGTCAGACCCCGCTGGCCGTGTCGTTGAGCATCTCCGGCGCTAGCCGGCCCTGCCTGGATTTCCTACAGGAA GACAGCCTCGGTGTTTGCAGGATTTATGCCGGATTAAAACTCGCCATTGTATAG
- the ASB7 gene encoding ankyrin repeat and SOCS box protein 7 isoform X3, giving the protein MLHHHCRRNPELQEELRIQAAVAAGDVHTVRTMLEQGYSPNGRDANGWTLLHFSAARGKERCVRVFLEHGADPTVKDLIGGFTALHYAAMHGRARIARLMLESEYRSDIINAKSNDGWTPLHVAAHYGRDSFVKLLLEFKAEVDPLSDKGTTPLQLAIIRERSSCVKILLDHNANIDIQNGFLLRYAVIKSNHSYCRMFLQRGADTNLGRLEDGQTPLHLSALRDDVLCARMLYNYGADTNARNYEGQTPLAVSLSISGASRPCLDFLQEVRSSGFMLVWGIRSFSGHLVAI; this is encoded by the exons ATGTTACACCATCACTGCCGGCGGAACCCGGAGCTGCAGGAGGAGCTGCGGATCCAGGCCGCGGTGGCAGCGGGCGACGTCCACACCGTCCGCACCATGCTGGAGCAGGGCTATTCCCCCAACGGCCGCGACGCCAACGGCTGGACCCTCCTCCACTTCTCGGCGGCCCGGGGCAAGGAGAGATGCGTACGGGTGTTCCTGGAGCACGGAG ctgACCCCACAGTGAAGGATTTGATCGGGGGCTTCACGGCGCTGCATTACGCCGCCATGCACGGACGAGCGCGGATCGCCCGCCTCATGCTGGAATCGGAGTACCGCAGCGACATCATCAACGCCAAGAGCAACGACGGCTGGACGCCGCTGCACGTGGCGGCGCACTACGGCCGGGACTCCTTCGTCAAGCTGCTGCTGGAGTTCAAGGCGGAAGTGGACCCCCTGAGCGACAAAGGCACGACGCCGCTGCAGCTCGCCATCATCCGGGAGCGCTCCAGCTGCGTCAAGATCCTCCTGGACCACAACGCCAACATCGACATCCAAAATGGGTTCCTGCTGCGCTACGCGGTGATCAAAAGCAATCACTCGTACTGCCGGATGTTCCTGCAGCGGGGGGCCGACACGAACTTGGGGCGGCTGGAGGACGGGCAGACCCCCCTCCACCTGTCCGCCCTGcgagacgacgtcctgtgcgcacGTATGTTGTACAATTACGGGGCGGACACGAACGCTAGGAACTACGAGGGTCAGACCCCGCTGGCCGTGTCGTTGAGCATCTCCGGCGCTAGCCGGCCCTGCCTGGATTTCCTACAGGAAGTAAGAA GTTCAGGTTTTATGCTTGTGTGGGGGATTCGGAGTTTCAGTGGTCACTTAGTGGCTATCTGA